Proteins from a genomic interval of Tenacibaculum sp. SZ-18:
- a CDS encoding GYDIA family GHMP kinase, with the protein MKEFYSNGKLLLTGEYVVLDGATSLAVPTKYGQNLVIESVEEPVLVWGSFTDEGNCWFEAQFSLPKLRLTSATFNSDEDGNSETIAETLQNMLQEARKLNPNFLQTEKGYFVKTNLTFPKDWGLGSSSTLINNIATWANVNPFDLLWNAFSGSGYDIACAKHNTPIFYTLKDSKPIISEVNFSPTFKDNLFFVYLNQKQNSREGIKRYREKKQLIEREINRISEISKKMISTKSLSEFELYIAEHETIISSIVELPKVKDLLFSDYFGQVKSLGAWGGDFVLATGNQDTPEFFKQKGYTTVIPYKDMIL; encoded by the coding sequence TTGAAGGAATTCTATTCAAACGGAAAATTACTACTCACTGGAGAATATGTTGTATTAGACGGAGCAACTTCCTTAGCTGTTCCTACTAAATACGGTCAAAATCTAGTGATTGAATCTGTGGAAGAACCTGTTCTTGTTTGGGGAAGTTTTACCGATGAAGGAAATTGTTGGTTCGAAGCGCAATTCAGCCTACCGAAACTTCGATTAACCTCAGCTACTTTCAATTCTGACGAAGACGGTAATTCTGAAACTATTGCTGAAACGTTGCAGAATATGCTGCAAGAGGCTAGAAAACTAAATCCAAATTTCTTACAAACCGAAAAAGGATATTTTGTTAAAACGAATCTAACATTTCCGAAAGATTGGGGATTAGGAAGTTCTTCTACTTTAATTAATAATATTGCTACATGGGCAAATGTTAATCCGTTTGACTTACTTTGGAATGCGTTTTCTGGAAGTGGTTATGATATAGCTTGTGCTAAACATAACACTCCTATTTTCTATACCTTAAAAGATAGTAAACCTATTATTTCAGAAGTTAACTTCTCTCCTACTTTCAAAGACAATTTATTTTTTGTGTACTTGAACCAAAAACAAAACAGTAGAGAAGGAATTAAAAGATATCGAGAAAAGAAACAACTTATAGAAAGAGAGATAAATAGAATTTCAGAAATATCAAAAAAGATGATTTCTACCAAATCTTTATCAGAATTTGAACTTTATATAGCTGAACATGAAACAATTATTTCATCTATTGTTGAGCTACCTAAAGTAAAAGATTTATTATTCTCAGATTATTTTGGACAAGTAAAAAGTTTAGGAGCTTGGGGTGGTGATTTCGTTTTAGCAACAGGAAACCAAGACACACCAGAATTTTTTAAACAGAAAGGATATACAACTGTTATTCCTTACAAAGACATGATTTTATGA